From the genome of Buchnera aphidicola (Drepanosiphum platanoidis):
AACTAATTGCATTATTTTTATTAAAAAAAATAAATAAAATATGTCATATTTCTTTATTTATATTTTAGAAATTAAAAAAAATATAAGATTTAAAAATAAAATTAATAATATTAAGAATGTTCAATGTTTAAAAAATAATACATTTTATTTTTATTATTTTAATAAAATATTATTAAAATAAAAATTTTTAATTTTTAAAAATTAAATAAATTTTTTATAAATTAAAAATTGAATATAGAGTATAATAATGAAAAAAATAAGTATTTATAATAAAAATAAAAAAGATGTTTATAAAGATAATATAAAATTAGAAAAAAAGTATAAAAATTTTAAAAAGAATAAAAATTTTAAATTTAAAGATTTAAAGTTTATTTCTAATTTATCTATGAACATAATAATAAAATTAGGTTATGCAAATATTACTATTAAAGAGCTTTTAAAATTATCAAAAGGATCTATAATTTTTTTTAGTAAAAAATCAAAAGATTTATTAAGTATTTTTGTTAATAATTGTTTAGTAGCAAAAGGAAAGATAATATTTAAAAAAAATAGATATGGAGTAAAGATATTAAATTTAATAAAAAATTCTTTTAAAAAAAAATAAATTTTATAATATTTTT
Proteins encoded in this window:
- a CDS encoding FliM/FliN family flagellar motor switch protein, coding for MKKISIYNKNKKDVYKDNIKLEKKYKNFKKNKNFKFKDLKFISNLSMNIIIKLGYANITIKELLKLSKGSIIFFSKKSKDLLSIFVNNCLVAKGKIIFKKNRYGVKILNLIKNSFKKK